One window of the Hoplias malabaricus isolate fHopMal1 chromosome Y, fHopMal1.hap1, whole genome shotgun sequence genome contains the following:
- the LOC136677817 gene encoding polymeric immunoglobulin receptor-like: MSSLILSVFFLCISESESVKTLRNVAVKSGGSLTIPCFYDEKYKSNPKYWCKGYYWYSCGIVARTNTSGRTSVTDYPTQNMFTVELNSLQDSDSGDYRCTVEIGDKWTVDDSHYLYLMVSADPAVSVINSRVSGQEGGSVSVQCLYRTDYKNKQKQWCRFRDWSCLTSQNSAVQISDDGRGVVSVEMSGLKKSDAGWYWFSAGEVGVTVHLTVTERPTTSGSPKTEDIVISRAADTTAFKGKQTEEMVDTPATETCLHTESEQFCVARN, encoded by the exons atgagttctttaattctctccGTGTTCTTCCTCTGtatctcag agtctgagagtgtgaagacactgaggaatgtagctgtaaaaagtggaggatctctcaccattccatgtttttatgatgaaaaatacaaatcaaaccctaaatactggtgtaaggggTATTACTGGTACTCCTGTGGAATAGTAGCccgtacaaacacaagtggaagaacatcagtcactgattatccgacccagaatatgtttactgtggaactcaacagtctccaagactctgactctggagATTATAGATGCACTGTGGAAattggagataaatggaccgtaGATGACAGTCATTATTTGTACCTGATggtcagtgcag atcctgctgtgtctgtgataaacagcagagtgagtggtcaggaagggggcagtgtcagtgtccagtgtctctacagaactgattataagaataaacagaagcagtggtgcagatttagagactggagctgcttaacatcccagaattcagcagtgcagatcagtgatgatgggagaggagtggtcagtgtggagatgagtgggctgaagaagagtgatgctggctggtactggttcagtgcaggagaagtgggagttactgttcacctcactgtcactgaaagacctacaa CTTCTGGCAGTCCGAAAACAGAGGACATTGTGATCAGTCGAG CAGCAGATACGACAGCCTTCAAAGGCAAACAAACTGAGGAAATGGTGGACACTCCAG CAACAGAGACATGTTTGCACAC GGAGTCAGAACAGTTCTGTGTGGCACGCAACTGA